TGGCAGCAGATGCGCCCTATCCTGGCGGCGCAGAGGACGTGATTGCCGCCGTGCGCTGGGTTCAGCAGCACATTGCCGCCAGCGGGGGCAACCCGCGTCGCATCTTTCTGATGGGGCATTCGGCAGGCGGATCGCATGTGGCGAGTGCGCTGCTCGATCCGGCGATGCTCGATCGGCTGAATGAGAACGACGTGGCCGGAGCCATGTTGATCAGCGCGCGCCTGAAGGCCGATGTGCTGCCCGACAACCCCAACGCCAACGGCGTGCGTGCTTACTTTGGCGAAGACGAAACGCTCTACGCCGAGCGCTCGCCCGCAAGCCATGTGGAGCGCAGCAATGTGCCGCTGCTGATTGCCGTGGCGGAGCACGAAAACACCCATCTGGACCGCTACGGGCGCGAGTTCTACGACTGCGCACTGCAAAGCGATCGCACGGCGATCACGCGCTTTCTCAAGCTGAATCGGCACAACCACACCTCCATCGTTGCGCACTTCAACAGCGGCGAAGAAACGCTGGGCCCGCAACTGATCCGTTTCATGCACGACACGCGCTGAAGTGCGCCCACACCACCACCGATTCATTCGACCACAACGGAGACAAGCAAGCCATGGCTGCCACACCCCAACCCCGCAACGCACGGGTTTTCACACCGGCCCTCACCCCTTTCAACGCCGACCAGAGCGTCAACGTCGAGGCCTTCATCGACTTCTGCCGTTGGCTGATTTCGCAGGGCTCGGGATTGGCGGTCTTCGGCACCAACAGCGAGGCCAATTCGCTGGGACTCGAAGAGAAGATTCTGCTGCTCGAAAAGCTTGTCGAGGCTGGCATTCCTGCCGACCAGATGGTGCCTGGCACGGGCCTGTGCGCGTTGCCCGAAACCATTGCGCTCACGCGCGCTGCCGTGGCGCTGGGCTGCGCGGGCACCTTGACGCTGCCGCCCTTCTATTTCAAGCCAGCGTCGGACGACGGACTGTTCGACTATTACACGCGCATCATCGAGGCCGTGGGTTCCGAGCGGCTCAAGCTCTACCTGTATCACATCCCGCAGTTCACCGGCGTGCCGATCACGATGACGCTGATCGAGCGTCTCATCAAGGCTTATCCCAGGACCGTGGTGGGCATCAAGGACAGTTCCGGCAACTGGGAAAACACCGAACGCATGCTGCGCGAGTTCCCCGGTTTCGAGGTCTATCCGGCCTCCGAAGCCTTGCTCGAAAAGGCCTTGCCACTGGGCGCGGCGGGTTGCATTTCGGCGACTGCCAATGTGCAGCCCGCCACCATTGCCCGGGCACTGAAGGCCTGGGGAACATCGGAGTTCGATGCCCTGCAGGCGCAACTCAAGGTCGTGCGCAACATCTTCCAGGCGCAGCCCATGATTCCTGCGCTCAAGCATGTGGTCGGCGCGCATTTTGGCAACGCCGATTGGAGCCATGTGCGCCCACCACTGGTAGCAGCCGATGCATCCTGGTCCGCGCCGCTGATGGCCCAGCTCGCGGAAGCGGGCTTCAACATGCAGCCGGCATGAGCAACACAAGCCACGCGACCAGCAGCTTGCCCAAGCCGCTCGGCGCATATGCACGCTGGCGTCAGCATGGCTCGGCACTGTATGTCGCAGGCGTGAGCGCACGCTTGCCCGATGGGCGCATCGACGGCGTCACACGCGACGTCAGTGGTGCAGTGACCTATGACGTGGCAGCGCAGACCCGCCGTGTGCTGTGCAACATCGAAGGGATACTGCTCGAAGCGGGAGCCACGCTGGCCGACTGTCTCGACATGACGGTGTTTCTCGTGAACCCGGACGACTTTGCCGTCTTCAACGCCACCTATGCCGAGTTCTTCGGCGCGCAAGCGGAACCACCCACGCGCACCACCGTGGTCGTGCGCGGTCTGCCGCATGCGGACATGGTGGTGGAGATCAAGGCCATCGCGCGCGCGCCGCGTTGATGTGCACTTGTCTGCGCCTGTTTCAAGCAGCCCTTGCGGCTGCTTTTTTCATGGACCAACGGTCTTGCGCACGTCACTCGGAACCGATGCGCAAGCAACCGCATTCATCGCGACGGTGCATTTCAAAAGACACATGGAGATGTCGGCCCTCATACCCGCGCAGCGACTTTTCTCACTTTTCTCTACTCGTTTTCACGTAGATATAGCTTTGCAGACTACATATTCTGCTCTGAACAATATATATTCTTGGTATACCCAAACGCGTTGATGTATTTCATTCGATCAAGGGAAGCCTGAAACGCCCCACGCATCCGTAAGGAAGCCGGATGCAGGCCTCGCAAGAGACCGGGGAGTCGGTCGATGCCATGCAGCAGCGCGGTGGGGGAACAAAGGCATTGCGAGACGCCTGGTGGACAGCAAACAAGCACTTCACGGACCGAACCCGAACAAGGAGACGCATGACGGCAGACACGACAACGAGAACAACAACGACAGAAACGCTCGCATGAGCGGACACAAGGCAGAACGAGTCAAACGATCAATCAACTGGAGACGCAAATCATGAAGAAAAACAAGGTATTGGCGGCTGTGCTGCTGCTCGTGGGGAGCACGGCATTCGCGCAGTCCAAGGTGACCCTCTCGGGGTTCGTGGACCTGAATCTGGAAGTGCTCAAGAACTCGGGCACCGAAGGCACGCGCAAGCGCATCAGCAGCGGCGGGCTGAACAACTCGCGCTTCAACATCAGCGGCATCGAGGACCTGGGCGGTGCCAACCGTGCCTACTTCACCATCGAGCCGATGTTCGGTGCGGACACCGGCGAGATGAGCGCGCAGTTCCGCCAGTCCTTTGTCGGCCTGCGTGGCGACTGGGGTGACGTGACTCTGGGTCGCCAGTTCACGCCATCGTTCTGGGTTGCGGGCTATGCCGATCCGAACTGGGCATCGTCGTACAGCATGGTCAACGCCATGCAGTTCTTCTACGCGTCCTACCGCGTGGACAACGCGCTGCAGTACAAGACCGCCAACTTCGGTGGCTTGCAAGGTCGCTTCATGTATGCCTTCGGCAAGGAAGACACGACCAAGAACGGTCGCTTCATGAGCGCCGCCGCCGAATACCGCAACGGCCCGCTGTTCCTCGGCTTCGCTGCGGAAAAGGCTTATCAGGTCGACGTCTACAACAAGACTTCGATGAAGAGCTCGCGCGACAACTACCTGTCGGCCACCTACCGCTTCGGCAGCGTCGAGCCCACGTTCGTGTTCCACACCTACGACGGCTACTACGCCTATCCTCCTTATGTGGGCTTCACCTCCAAGGGCTGGGACACGCAACTGGGCGTGCGCTGGAACGTCAGCGACCGCACACGCGTTCACGCCAGCTACGTGCATCGCAAGGACGACAAGAACGTCGACATCGGCACGGCAGATGGCCTGACGCTGGGCGTGACGCACGGCCTGTCCAAGCGCACCGATGTCTACATCCTCGCCTCGCATGTGAAGAACAAGAAGGATGTGAAGATCGGCTATCCCGTGAGCTGGAGTGCCAATCCGTCCGCTGGCCAGAGCCCATCGGGTCTGGCAATCGGCATTCGCCATGCGTTCTGAGCACCCGCGTGGCAGCGATTCAGAACACCTCCAGAACATTTCCCCGAGATGCAATCCATGAACCATTCCCACCGCACACCCCGTCAACTGTGCAAGACGGCCGCTGCCGCCATGCTCTTCGCGGCATTGGGTGCCAGTGCCTTTGCGCAGGACAAGGCCACGCAACCCGCAGCGGCTCAGGCTGCGCCGGTCGATCCCAACTTCGTGCCCGGCACACCCGACATCAAGGACCCATGGCTGGCCAAGTGGCTGGCCGCCACGCCCGACCGCACGCCCAAGGAGCTCAAGCCCGGTATCGACTACGGCATGAACCCCAAGACCGGCGAATTCGTCTGGCCCAAGGCCACGCCCGAAGTCCACAAGGGCCAGAAGTTCCCCGGCATGCTCGATCATTGGGACAAGACCACCTTCACCAAGAACGTGAAGGTGCTGGCGTTCTATGAAAATGTGGCGTCGCCTTTCCACGTGTGGAACAACATCATCGATTTCGACGGCAAGCGTTATCTGTACCTGCACGACCGCGACTACCTGCGCATCATGGACGTGACCGATCCGGCCAACGCCAAGGTCGTTTTCTCCAAGGGCGCGGTCTGGGGCCCCAAGGGTCCAAGCGAGCGCTGGAATGCCGCGACGGTGACCGACTACCTCGGCGGTGCAACCATCGCGTGGAGCAAGAAGCTCAACAAGCCGGTGATGGTGGCGTCATATGAAATCGGACGCTACGGCCTGATGAACGAGAAGATGAAGGAGCCGGAAAAGGTTGCCGCACAGCGCAACTACAGCTCGCTCAAGGGCTTCAAGGTCTATGAGATGAATGGCCCGCTGCCCAGCGACTGGAAGCTGATCGCCACGCGCACCACCGATTACCAGCACCCCGATGCGCCCATCGGCCAGCAGCAGGGTTCGGGCTCGCTCGATTCGCCCGAGTACTACGGCGGCAAGTACATGATTCTGGCGGCCGCGCCCAACGACAGCTACGCACTCAGCGAGTATCCGAACTACCTGTACTCGCCCGGCTACCAGGTGTGGGACATGAGCGATCCGGCCGATCCGAAGTTCCTCTCGCAGGTCACCGTTCCCGGTCAGGTCGTGGACGACAAGGACAGCATTTTTGCCTACCTGCAGAACCCACGCGCGGGCAATCGCGCATCGTGGATGGGCGCGCGCATTCCGATGTTCCTGCCCAAGCCGCTGGAGCAAGGCGGCAAGATCGGCTTCGGCGCGATGGGCGGTCTGGGTCTGTGGTCGTTCGACATGAGCGATCCGGCCAATCCGAAAATCCTCGACAACGTGAACACACCGCCCTCGTTTGCAGGCACGGAATACGACAACGCCGACGTGAGCCAGTACGAGCGCACCGGCTACGTGTTCACCAGCGGCTATCCGATGAACCGCGACTGCTACGAGCCCTACAAGGACATCTTCGTGGTGAACGCGAAGAACCCAGCCAGGATGAAGGTCGAGACCACACTGCCACGCCCCAAGCCACCGGAAGGCGCGCCCTACACCGACTTCTGCCAGCGCGGCGGCAACTTCGGCCCCAAACGCTCCAACGCGATTGGCCAACCGGGCGGATGGCGTCAGAACATCGTGCCGTACTCGTTCTACAACGCGGGCGTGCAGATGTTCGACGTGAGCAACCCGGCCGATCCCAAGATCGCGGGCTACTTCGTGCCGCCGCTGGCTGACACCACGCAACTGCCGGGCTACACGCTGGGCAAGGGGGTGCTTGCGATGTACACCGAGTACGACCGCAACATCATGTGGGCGTTCACCGAACATGGTGCTTATGCGCTGTCTTCGCCACTGCTTGGCGAGCCTTTGATGGGGGCTCCGAAGAAGCCGTTCCCTGCGCGTTGATGCAGCGCTGAACTGCATGGGGCAGCTGCTTTTCGACCTGCGGCAGCTGCTCGTGACGTGGGATTTGATGCCGCCTTGTGCGGCATTTTTTTGTTCGTCTCTTTGTCGCTGGTTTTGATGGATTGACGAACTTGTTGCCTGTGCTTCGTTGAAGAGTCTTCGTTTTGGGGTGCCGATATGGCCCCTCATACTTTGTTGCAAAGCCTTGCCGTACGGAAGTACTGTCTGCGGCTTTGCGTCGCGTCTGAGGGGCCATCTCGGCATTGTGGTGCTTGATTCATGCCTTGCGTTCGCTGCGCAGCTTGCTGTTCTTGCTGTTCTTGCTGTTCTTGCTGTTCTTGCTGTTCTTGCAGGTTTGAAGGTTTGAAGGTTTGAAGGTTTGAAGGTTTGAAGCATTTGCTCGGCTGCGTGGTAAATCCGGTGAAACCCCGAAGGAAAGCCCTGAAGTTTTTTCGATGAATGCAATATCATTGCTTGGTATACCAAAATATGAATTGGTGTTCTTCAACTTTCATCAGGAAAAACATGAAAAAACCCACCACGAGAAATCGCTTCTGGCTGCGCGCGACCGCGTTGGCTGCCCTTGCGCCCGTCATGGCGCTGGCGCAGACCAACGTGGGTGACCCGGTCACCATCTACGGCTTTGTGAAGGCGGATGTGGAGCATGTGCGCGCGTCGGGCGGCGGAGCACCTTCGCTGTCCGTGAACCGGCTGTCCAACAACCTGTCGGTGCTGGGCTTTCGCATGAAGGAAGATCTGGGCGCAGGCTTGGGCGTCTGGGCGCAGATCGAGACCAATGTGCGCATGGACAACGGGGATGGCCCCTGGGGTGGTCGCAATACAGCCATCGGTCTGTCATCGTCCAGCGCCGGGCAGATCGTGATGGGCCAGTGGGAAGCGCCGCTGCGCTTTGTGTCGGTCTACGCGATCGACCCGTTCACGGCCGGCATTTTTGCGTCCAACTCCATCATGGGCAACGGATTTGCGACGGGTGCGAACGGCGTGTCACCGACCTCGTTCGACCGCCGTCAGCCCAATCTGCTGCAGTACTGGTCGCCCAATTTAGCCAACTTCGAGTTCCGCCTGGCCTACGCCATGCCGGAGGAGAAGACCGAAGACAAATCACCCAGCATGTGGGGCGGCTTGGTCATCTACCGCAACGGCCCGCTCTATGCGGCATGGGGTTATGAACAGCACCGCAGCTACTTCTACAACGGCAGCAAGGACGACGCACACCGCATCGGCGTAGCGTATTCGTTCGGGCCCACGCGTGTGCGCGGCAGTTTCGAGCGCTTGAGCTACGAGCCAGAGCGCGGCCAGAGCCTCACGCGCAATGCTTGGCAGTTGGCGGTGAGCCACCAGTTCACACCGCAGCATGAGGTGATGGCATCCTACGTGCGCGCGCAGTCCCCTCATGGGAACACGAAAAAATCGGTGGGCGGCATTGGCATTCCGGGCACTGATGCGGGTGCGAATCAGGTCTCGCTGGGCTATACGTATCACATGTCCAAGCGCACGGATCTGTGGACCGCATATACCAGGATCACCAACGGTGCGACGTCGAACTACAACCTCTCGGCCAATTCCATCGGGGGCATGAAGCCGGGGCAAGATCCTTCAGGCTTCGGCGTCGGCATCACGCACAAGTTCTGATGAGGCTTCTGCCGCCCACTTGATCGCTGCGGCGTCCATTGATCGACGGACTCTCAGGCAGTGCTCGTTTTGAGAGTCTTCGTTTTCAGGTGCTGAGATGGCCCCCGTACTTTGTTCGGGCGGGAAGTACTGACTGCGGCTTTGTGTCGCGTCTGAGGGCCATCTCGGCATTGTGGAGGGTGATTCAAAGGGTGCGCACACTGCGTAGTTGGTTGGTTTGAAGTCCGGCGTGCATTCCGACTTTCGTGATGAATTAAGAAAAATGGCCGCTTCTCGCGGCCATATCTCTACTTCACACGATGACCAAATATCAGGTCACTGTGCCACGCTGATGGAACTTGGGCTGGTCCCAGCTCTTGGTTTCCAGAATGTCCTTGAGCACGGCCACGGCGTTCCAAACTTCTTCGAAACCGATGTACAGCGGCGTGAAGCCGAAGCGCATGATCTTGGGCTCGCGGTAATCGGGGATCACGCCGCGTTCGATCAGCGCTTGCACCACGGCGAAGCCGTGCGGGTGCTCGAAACCGACCTGGCTGCCGCGGTACTTGGTGTCGAGTGGCGTGTTCAGCGTGAGCGGGAAACCGGCGCATTCCTGGTTCACCAGGTCGATGAACAACGTGGTCATCGCGAGGGACTTCGTGCGCAGCTCCTGCATGTTGGTGTCGGCAAAGGTGTCGAGACCGTTTTCGACCAAGGCCAGCGAAGTGATCGCCTGTGTGCCGCACAGATAGCGCTTGACGCCCTGATGCGGGTCGTACTGCGGCTCCATCGCGAACGGGCGGGCGTGGCCCCACCAGCCTGACAGGGGTTGCCAGAAGGTTTCCTGGTGCTTGGCGTTCACCCACAGAAACGCGGGTGATCCGGGGCCGCCGTTCAGATACTTGTAGGTGCAGCCGATGGCGTAGTCGGCGTTTGCGCCGTTCAGGTCGATGGGCACGGCACCGGCGGAATGGCACAGGTCCCAGATCGTGACCGCGCCGACTTTGTGCGCCTTGGCTGTGAAGTCCGCCATGTCGTACATGTAGCCGG
The window above is part of the Diaphorobacter sp. HDW4B genome. Proteins encoded here:
- a CDS encoding alpha/beta hydrolase, with amino-acid sequence MIHENQPFGSLSTHEQSLLDAAGAVWATDINKHRDLVVRTYSPLVLQADNSGIDVERDVSYGSAERQRLDVYTRDEWRNESRDVLMFFHGGAFIRGNKSANGAIYDNVTYWFAHQGCVAVNVEYRLAADAPYPGGAEDVIAAVRWVQQHIAASGGNPRRIFLMGHSAGGSHVASALLDPAMLDRLNENDVAGAMLISARLKADVLPDNPNANGVRAYFGEDETLYAERSPASHVERSNVPLLIAVAEHENTHLDRYGREFYDCALQSDRTAITRFLKLNRHNHTSIVAHFNSGEETLGPQLIRFMHDTR
- a CDS encoding dihydrodipicolinate synthase family protein, with protein sequence MAATPQPRNARVFTPALTPFNADQSVNVEAFIDFCRWLISQGSGLAVFGTNSEANSLGLEEKILLLEKLVEAGIPADQMVPGTGLCALPETIALTRAAVALGCAGTLTLPPFYFKPASDDGLFDYYTRIIEAVGSERLKLYLYHIPQFTGVPITMTLIERLIKAYPRTVVGIKDSSGNWENTERMLREFPGFEVYPASEALLEKALPLGAAGCISATANVQPATIARALKAWGTSEFDALQAQLKVVRNIFQAQPMIPALKHVVGAHFGNADWSHVRPPLVAADASWSAPLMAQLAEAGFNMQPA
- a CDS encoding RidA family protein — translated: MSNTSHATSSLPKPLGAYARWRQHGSALYVAGVSARLPDGRIDGVTRDVSGAVTYDVAAQTRRVLCNIEGILLEAGATLADCLDMTVFLVNPDDFAVFNATYAEFFGAQAEPPTRTTVVVRGLPHADMVVEIKAIARAPR
- a CDS encoding porin translates to MKKNKVLAAVLLLVGSTAFAQSKVTLSGFVDLNLEVLKNSGTEGTRKRISSGGLNNSRFNISGIEDLGGANRAYFTIEPMFGADTGEMSAQFRQSFVGLRGDWGDVTLGRQFTPSFWVAGYADPNWASSYSMVNAMQFFYASYRVDNALQYKTANFGGLQGRFMYAFGKEDTTKNGRFMSAAAEYRNGPLFLGFAAEKAYQVDVYNKTSMKSSRDNYLSATYRFGSVEPTFVFHTYDGYYAYPPYVGFTSKGWDTQLGVRWNVSDRTRVHASYVHRKDDKNVDIGTADGLTLGVTHGLSKRTDVYILASHVKNKKDVKIGYPVSWSANPSAGQSPSGLAIGIRHAF
- a CDS encoding porin; the encoded protein is MKKPTTRNRFWLRATALAALAPVMALAQTNVGDPVTIYGFVKADVEHVRASGGGAPSLSVNRLSNNLSVLGFRMKEDLGAGLGVWAQIETNVRMDNGDGPWGGRNTAIGLSSSSAGQIVMGQWEAPLRFVSVYAIDPFTAGIFASNSIMGNGFATGANGVSPTSFDRRQPNLLQYWSPNLANFEFRLAYAMPEEKTEDKSPSMWGGLVIYRNGPLYAAWGYEQHRSYFYNGSKDDAHRIGVAYSFGPTRVRGSFERLSYEPERGQSLTRNAWQLAVSHQFTPQHEVMASYVRAQSPHGNTKKSVGGIGIPGTDAGANQVSLGYTYHMSKRTDLWTAYTRITNGATSNYNLSANSIGGMKPGQDPSGFGVGITHKF
- the kynU gene encoding kynureninase, which codes for MTTTKITLEDCRAMDARDPLAKLREQFDLPSDVIYLDGNSLGAMPKSSLSRAQEVITKEWGVGLIRSWNTAGWFDMPRKLGDKLARLVGAKDNEVVVTDTTSTNLFKVMAAALRMQKDKAPKRRVIVSERNNFPTDLYITQGLMDMLSSLGSADYELSLVDGAEGLQAALTEDVAVVLLTHVNYQTGYMYDMADFTAKAHKVGAVTIWDLCHSAGAVPIDLNGANADYAIGCTYKYLNGGPGSPAFLWVNAKHQETFWQPLSGWWGHARPFAMEPQYDPHQGVKRYLCGTQAITSLALVENGLDTFADTNMQELRTKSLAMTTLFIDLVNQECAGFPLTLNTPLDTKYRGSQVGFEHPHGFAVVQALIERGVIPDYREPKIMRFGFTPLYIGFEEVWNAVAVLKDILETKSWDQPKFHQRGTVT